A genomic stretch from Desulfolutivibrio sulfodismutans DSM 3696 includes:
- a CDS encoding 4Fe-4S dicluster domain-containing protein, with protein MPAIILDSEKIKDSVRRIMDLGGTGVLKCVQCGACSAVCPGVKAGFPVLCRMLIKKLLEGQFEELVEETSTWGCQACNRCTEVCPQGVRPQEVVFAYRRYQASELAFSSSATTSQMNLYGTGHAVFTEAGPLREKVGLPAKAPTSAYDEKAQKEIQTLLDDSPMGELGLF; from the coding sequence ATGCCCGCAATCATTCTCGACAGCGAAAAGATAAAGGATTCCGTCAGGCGGATCATGGATCTCGGCGGCACGGGCGTCCTCAAATGCGTCCAGTGCGGGGCGTGTTCCGCCGTGTGTCCCGGGGTCAAGGCCGGATTTCCGGTCCTGTGCCGCATGCTCATCAAAAAGCTCCTGGAAGGACAGTTCGAGGAGCTGGTGGAGGAGACCTCCACCTGGGGCTGCCAGGCCTGCAACCGGTGTACCGAGGTCTGTCCCCAGGGCGTGCGGCCCCAGGAAGTGGTCTTTGCCTATCGCCGCTATCAGGCCAGCGAGCTGGCCTTTTCCTCCTCCGCCACCACCAGCCAGATGAACCTCTACGGCACGGGCCACGCCGTGTTCACCGAGGCCGGGCCACTGCGCGAAAAGGTGGGCCTGCCCGCCAAGGCACCCACCTCGGCCTATGACGAGAAGGCCCAGAAGGAAATCCAGACCCTGCTCGACGACAGCCCCATGGGCGAACTGGGCCTGTTCTAG
- a CDS encoding Hpt domain-containing protein: protein MIHEGKNLINLSRMLERFDHDRELVDEVVAVFVSETPERVRRLADAAKQGDMEQLVRLAHSLKGVCGTMHAEPLRELSYQVEMAARAGDAQVAGELIPQLLAMLGELSHYLETAAAGDLPSG, encoded by the coding sequence ATGATTCATGAAGGGAAGAACCTGATCAATCTGTCCAGAATGCTGGAACGGTTTGACCATGACCGGGAGCTTGTGGACGAGGTCGTGGCCGTGTTTGTCTCGGAGACCCCGGAACGGGTACGGCGGCTGGCCGATGCGGCGAAGCAGGGCGACATGGAGCAGCTTGTGCGGCTGGCCCATTCCCTCAAAGGGGTGTGCGGCACCATGCATGCCGAACCGCTTCGGGAGCTGTCTTACCAGGTGGAGATGGCCGCCCGGGCGGGGGATGCGCAGGTCGCAGGCGAACTCATCCCGCAGCTTCTGGCCATGCTTGGGGAGCTCTCGCACTATCTGGAGACGGCGGCGGCCGGGGATCTGCCCTCGGGCTGA
- a CDS encoding RNA recognition motif domain-containing protein, which translates to MSKKLYVGNLPFTCSEDDVRDHFSPYGEVISVSLISDRETGRARGFGFVEMDDQGASSAVEALDGKPFQGRNLRVNEAQERAPRRPGGGGGDGRPPRRSW; encoded by the coding sequence ATGTCCAAGAAGCTGTATGTCGGAAATCTGCCTTTTACCTGCTCTGAAGACGATGTTCGCGACCATTTCTCCCCTTACGGCGAAGTTATCTCCGTCAGCCTCATCAGCGACCGCGAGACCGGCCGCGCCCGTGGCTTCGGCTTTGTTGAGATGGATGACCAGGGCGCCTCTTCGGCCGTCGAGGCCCTTGACGGCAAGCCCTTCCAGGGCCGCAACCTGCGGGTCAACGAGGCCCAGGAGCGCGCTCCGCGCCGTCCCGGCGGCGGCGGTGGCGACGGCCGTCCGCCCCGTCGTTCTTGGTAG
- a CDS encoding carboxyl transferase domain-containing protein, with protein MDTEKRIAELSERLGYIRDIFGSRENANITLLESKLREFGERERLASPQEAARLLQQLEDLFVFLEKKLDAELSAMDVVRIVRHPQRVSLKDILENVYDNYTEIGGQDEYSIDPSMLIARAYITRRRGDKVHHQPVMVIGQEKGHGQEFRNGGSVKPWGNAKALQYMKVAETEKIPIHTFVSTPGAFPVEDYPGAAQQIARNLYEMAGLKVPVVSVISEGGSGGAEAIGLSDARLMFSHGYYSVISPEGAAAIEAGTRQGQRVPPELIGACASRLKMTAKDNLSMGYVDRIIQEPHLGARPYHYDFFKNLRQEIIRATDQVFLSIAGMKLFRAMVLGRHKDVSPADAESMYVRWSVDEAAAERLLWRRYRKYRCMAENAFVDSRTPASRLYAKVQGAVWSGYSFLRYDFLGKQEKRLSKALGEVEGELRVVVDKMSGPIRKMTRRSGAPVCDAEKSRMLTELSQPELGACLEDWGWSYISPRAREDRAVTCPNMKQSGCPDLWAPDLFGDFAGVCSHCGHHFPMEYQWYLHNVFDVDSLHEFNAEIEAGNPLDYPGFPEKLEAAKKKTGKKSSCLTYEARIDGKKMVVAVLIAPFRGGTVGAAEGEKFIRALARARKRHYPFLAYVHGTAGIRIQESLNGLIQMPRVTMAVRRYIEAGGLYIVLYDTNSYAGPVASFLGCSPYQFAVRSSNIGFAGPGVIKETTGIDIPPNYHNAYQALTRGHVQGIWDRREVRKNLKNALMTIGGRNLYYR; from the coding sequence ATGGATACGGAGAAACGCATCGCCGAGTTGTCCGAGCGGCTGGGATACATACGGGATATTTTCGGTTCCAGGGAAAACGCCAACATCACCCTCTTGGAATCGAAGCTTCGGGAATTTGGGGAACGCGAAAGATTGGCCTCCCCCCAGGAGGCGGCCAGGCTTTTGCAGCAGCTTGAAGATCTGTTCGTCTTCCTGGAGAAAAAGCTCGACGCCGAGCTTTCCGCCATGGACGTGGTGCGCATCGTGCGCCACCCCCAGCGCGTCAGCCTCAAGGACATCCTGGAAAACGTCTACGACAACTACACCGAGATCGGCGGCCAGGACGAATACAGCATCGACCCCAGCATGCTCATCGCCCGGGCCTACATCACCCGCCGCCGGGGGGACAAGGTCCACCACCAGCCGGTCATGGTCATCGGCCAGGAAAAGGGGCACGGGCAGGAGTTTCGCAACGGCGGCTCGGTCAAGCCCTGGGGCAACGCCAAGGCCTTGCAGTACATGAAGGTCGCCGAGACCGAGAAAATCCCCATCCACACCTTCGTGTCCACGCCCGGGGCCTTCCCCGTGGAGGACTATCCCGGCGCGGCCCAGCAGATCGCCCGCAATCTCTATGAGATGGCCGGGCTCAAGGTGCCGGTGGTCAGCGTCATTTCCGAAGGCGGTTCCGGCGGGGCCGAGGCCATCGGCCTGTCCGACGCCCGGCTCATGTTTTCCCACGGCTACTATTCGGTCATCTCCCCCGAGGGCGCGGCGGCCATCGAGGCCGGCACCCGCCAGGGACAGCGCGTGCCGCCGGAACTCATCGGGGCCTGCGCGTCGCGGCTGAAGATGACCGCCAAAGACAACCTGTCCATGGGGTATGTGGATCGGATCATCCAGGAGCCCCACCTGGGGGCCCGGCCCTACCACTACGATTTCTTCAAGAACCTGCGCCAGGAGATCATCCGGGCCACGGACCAGGTCTTTTTGAGCATCGCCGGGATGAAGCTGTTCCGGGCCATGGTCCTGGGCCGCCACAAGGACGTGTCCCCGGCCGACGCCGAGAGCATGTACGTGCGCTGGTCCGTGGACGAGGCCGCCGCCGAGCGGCTTTTGTGGCGTCGGTACCGCAAATACCGGTGCATGGCCGAGAACGCCTTCGTGGACAGCCGGACCCCGGCCTCGCGCCTGTACGCCAAGGTGCAAGGCGCGGTGTGGTCAGGCTATTCCTTCTTGCGTTACGATTTTTTAGGCAAGCAGGAGAAACGCCTGTCCAAGGCCCTGGGCGAGGTCGAGGGGGAACTCCGGGTGGTGGTGGACAAGATGTCCGGCCCCATTCGGAAAATGACCCGCCGGTCGGGGGCGCCCGTGTGCGATGCGGAGAAAAGCCGCATGCTCACGGAACTCTCCCAGCCGGAGCTCGGGGCCTGCCTGGAGGACTGGGGGTGGAGCTACATCAGCCCCCGGGCCCGCGAGGATCGGGCCGTGACCTGCCCCAACATGAAGCAAAGCGGCTGCCCGGACCTGTGGGCCCCGGATCTTTTCGGCGACTTCGCCGGGGTGTGCAGCCATTGCGGACACCATTTTCCCATGGAATACCAATGGTATCTCCATAATGTCTTCGACGTCGACTCCCTGCACGAATTCAATGCCGAGATCGAGGCCGGAAATCCCCTGGACTACCCGGGGTTTCCGGAGAAGCTTGAGGCGGCCAAGAAAAAGACCGGCAAGAAAAGCTCCTGCCTGACCTACGAGGCCCGGATCGACGGCAAAAAAATGGTGGTGGCGGTGCTCATCGCCCCGTTTCGCGGCGGCACCGTGGGCGCGGCCGAGGGCGAGAAATTCATTCGGGCCCTGGCCCGGGCCCGCAAAAGGCACTATCCCTTCCTGGCCTACGTCCACGGCACGGCCGGCATCCGCATTCAGGAGAGCCTAAACGGGCTCATCCAGATGCCCCGGGTGACCATGGCCGTGCGGCGCTACATTGAGGCCGGGGGGCTGTACATCGTGCTCTACGACACCAATTCCTACGCCGGGCCGGTGGCCAGCTTCCTGGGCTGTTCGCCCTACCAGTTCGCCGTGCGCTCCTCCAACATCGGGTTTGCAGGCCCCGGCGTCATCAAGGAAACCACCGGCATCGACATCCCCCCCAACTATCACAACGCCTACCAGGCCCTGACCCGGGGACACGTCCAGGGCATCTGGGATCGCCGCGAGGTCCGAAAGAACCTCAAGAACGCGCTTATGACCATCGGCGGGCGCAATCTTTATTACCGGTAA
- a CDS encoding single-stranded DNA-binding protein — MAGSLNKVILIGRLGQDPKLTYLPSGSPVANFNLATDESYRDRDGNKVEKTEWHRVAVYGRSAEFCGNYLSKGRLVYIEGALRTRKWQGQDGQDRYTTEVVVTSPGHTVQGLDRAQTADAPPGEYGGQPRQERQGEGGRQATRPAPRRDDDLGPAFPSEASGMDDVPF, encoded by the coding sequence ATGGCCGGAAGTCTGAATAAAGTGATTCTTATTGGCCGCCTCGGCCAGGACCCAAAACTGACCTACCTCCCCTCGGGCAGCCCCGTGGCCAACTTCAATCTGGCCACGGATGAATCCTATCGTGATCGCGATGGGAACAAGGTGGAAAAGACTGAATGGCATCGAGTGGCCGTATACGGCCGCTCTGCGGAATTTTGCGGCAACTATCTGTCCAAGGGTCGGTTGGTGTACATCGAAGGGGCGCTACGCACCCGGAAATGGCAGGGCCAGGACGGACAGGACCGCTACACGACCGAGGTCGTGGTTACGAGCCCCGGTCACACGGTACAGGGGTTGGACCGCGCCCAAACCGCCGACGCGCCTCCGGGCGAGTACGGCGGCCAGCCGCGTCAGGAGCGGCAAGGGGAGGGTGGCCGACAGGCCACGCGCCCCGCGCCCCGTCGGGACGACGATCTCGGCCCGGCCTTCCCGTCCGAGGCCTCCGGTATGGACGACGTTCCCTTTTAG
- a CDS encoding CoB--CoM heterodisulfide reductase iron-sulfur subunit A family protein, producing the protein MAKVGVYVCHCGSNIAGVIDVEAVRTFAETLPDVAVARKELFMCSDSGQEMIKQDIRDGLVDKVVVAACTPRTHEPIFRGALSAGGLNKYLFEMANIRDQDSWVHAQNPEGATQKAKRLVASAVGKAAKLRPLEDKYVDVTKAALVIGGGVAGIFSALELAKMGFTTYLVEKEPSIGGVMAMLDKTFPTNDCSACILTPVMVEAGNHPNLELLTYSEVEDVDGYIGNFNVKVRRKQAYVDWAKCTGCGACAEKCPSKVPDEFNMGLSNRRAAYIHFPQAVPKKAVVDMAHCKSCGGRAIGTEPKISEKTGKPILAPCEKACPADAINRTLKWDPAGEIKEIKVGTIVVATGFQVMDKGWFKEMAPDNKNVITALQMERLISATGPTGGKLLRPSDNQKPHTLTFVSCVGSRDEKHHTYCSRVCCMYMIKQARLIKEKYPDLNIYMHFIDVRSPGKDYDEYYTGARRMGINILRGKVGGLEVLPGDNLRVLAYDLDAGSPVEYESDLVILATAMELPPATKKLAQTLGLQFCGSGFFKELHPKLGPVETATEGIFLAGCCQGPKDIPDTVSQAKGAAAAAAVPLCQGRVKIEPTISEVQTEKCSGCGICVPLCPYNAISLKLHAEKPRATIDITQCKGCGVCTAACPSAAIVLHGYEEGQIFAQIAALTA; encoded by the coding sequence ATGGCGAAAGTCGGCGTTTACGTGTGCCATTGCGGTTCGAACATCGCCGGGGTCATCGACGTTGAGGCCGTTCGGACCTTTGCCGAGACCCTGCCGGACGTGGCCGTGGCCCGCAAGGAGCTGTTCATGTGTTCGGACTCGGGCCAGGAAATGATCAAGCAGGACATCCGCGACGGCCTGGTGGACAAGGTCGTGGTGGCCGCCTGCACCCCGCGCACCCACGAGCCCATCTTCCGGGGCGCTCTTTCGGCCGGAGGGCTCAACAAATATCTCTTCGAGATGGCCAACATCCGCGACCAGGATTCCTGGGTGCATGCCCAGAATCCCGAGGGCGCAACCCAAAAGGCCAAGAGGCTGGTGGCCAGCGCCGTAGGCAAGGCCGCCAAGCTGCGTCCCCTGGAAGACAAGTACGTGGACGTGACCAAGGCCGCCCTGGTCATCGGCGGCGGCGTGGCCGGCATCTTCTCGGCCCTGGAGCTGGCCAAGATGGGCTTTACGACCTACCTGGTCGAGAAAGAGCCCTCCATCGGCGGGGTCATGGCCATGCTGGACAAGACCTTCCCCACCAACGACTGTTCGGCCTGCATCCTGACCCCGGTCATGGTCGAGGCCGGAAACCATCCCAACCTCGAGCTTCTGACCTATTCCGAGGTCGAGGACGTGGACGGCTACATCGGCAACTTCAACGTGAAGGTCCGCCGCAAGCAGGCCTACGTCGACTGGGCCAAGTGCACCGGCTGCGGGGCCTGCGCCGAAAAGTGCCCCTCGAAAGTGCCCGACGAGTTCAACATGGGCCTGTCCAACCGCAGGGCCGCCTACATCCATTTCCCCCAGGCCGTGCCCAAAAAGGCCGTGGTGGACATGGCCCACTGCAAGAGCTGCGGCGGCCGTGCGATCGGAACCGAGCCCAAGATCAGCGAAAAAACCGGCAAGCCCATCCTGGCCCCCTGCGAAAAGGCCTGCCCGGCCGACGCCATCAACCGCACCCTGAAGTGGGATCCGGCGGGAGAGATCAAGGAGATCAAGGTCGGGACCATCGTGGTGGCCACCGGTTTCCAGGTCATGGACAAGGGCTGGTTCAAGGAGATGGCCCCGGACAACAAAAACGTCATCACGGCGCTGCAGATGGAGCGCCTGATCTCGGCCACCGGCCCCACCGGCGGCAAGCTCCTGCGCCCTTCCGACAACCAAAAGCCCCACACCCTGACCTTCGTGTCCTGCGTGGGATCGCGCGACGAAAAACACCACACCTACTGTTCGCGGGTGTGCTGCATGTACATGATCAAGCAGGCCCGGCTCATCAAGGAGAAATATCCGGACCTAAACATCTACATGCACTTCATCGACGTGCGTTCTCCGGGCAAGGACTACGACGAATACTACACCGGCGCGCGCCGCATGGGCATCAACATCCTGCGCGGCAAGGTGGGCGGCCTGGAAGTGCTTCCCGGCGACAACCTGCGGGTTCTGGCCTACGACCTGGATGCCGGTTCCCCCGTGGAATACGAGTCCGACCTGGTGATCCTGGCCACGGCCATGGAGCTGCCGCCCGCCACCAAGAAGCTGGCCCAGACCCTGGGGCTGCAGTTCTGCGGCTCAGGCTTCTTCAAGGAACTGCATCCCAAGCTGGGGCCTGTCGAGACCGCCACCGAGGGCATCTTCCTGGCCGGGTGCTGCCAGGGCCCCAAAGACATCCCGGACACCGTGTCCCAGGCCAAGGGCGCGGCCGCAGCCGCAGCCGTGCCGCTGTGCCAGGGCCGGGTGAAAATCGAGCCCACCATCTCCGAGGTGCAGACCGAAAAGTGCAGCGGCTGCGGCATCTGCGTGCCCCTGTGTCCCTACAATGCCATCAGCCTCAAGCTTCACGCCGAAAAGCCCCGGGCGACCATCGACATCACCCAGTGCAAGGGCTGCGGCGTGTGCACGGCGGCCTGTCCCTCGGCGGCCATCGTGCTGCACGGCTACGAGGAAGGCCAGATATTTGCCCAAATCGCGGCCCTGACCGCCTAA
- a CDS encoding biotin attachment protein yields the protein MIDVKSVLEEIKAAPYEEIEIKAPHTGIVTFEVKAPGGKVTAPSGTYLEKPGTLLASITRERNVKPLHALVSGEVATIHLELSGAFVEAGTPLMVLRHYLTKDEVVAAILKRVLHLFCAPERAKYYFIPSVDIKVKSGGCRAVTVKPGMELFIVSRMKREKPLAYDGPEGIIYAIYFQHDDNVEAGQPLIGVCPGSQTGLIQDVVNRVHSDWEERN from the coding sequence ATGATCGACGTCAAGTCCGTCCTGGAAGAGATAAAGGCCGCTCCCTACGAGGAGATCGAGATCAAGGCCCCGCACACCGGGATCGTGACCTTCGAGGTCAAGGCGCCCGGGGGCAAGGTGACGGCCCCCTCGGGAACCTACCTGGAAAAACCGGGCACGCTTTTGGCCAGCATCACCCGGGAGCGCAACGTCAAACCCCTGCACGCCCTGGTCAGCGGCGAGGTGGCGACCATCCACCTGGAGCTCAGCGGCGCTTTCGTGGAGGCCGGGACGCCGCTTATGGTCCTGCGCCATTACCTGACCAAGGACGAGGTGGTGGCCGCGATCTTAAAGCGTGTGTTGCACCTGTTTTGCGCGCCGGAGCGGGCCAAGTACTATTTCATCCCCAGCGTGGACATCAAGGTCAAGTCCGGCGGATGCCGGGCGGTCACGGTCAAGCCGGGCATGGAGCTTTTCATCGTCTCGCGTATGAAGCGCGAGAAGCCCCTGGCCTACGACGGCCCCGAGGGCATCATCTACGCCATTTATTTCCAGCACGACGACAACGTGGAGGCCGGTCAACCGCTTATCGGGGTGTGTCCCGGAAGCCAGACGGGGCTCATCCAGGACGTGGTCAACCGGGTGCACAGCGATTGGGAAGAACGCAATTGA
- the rsmI gene encoding 16S rRNA (cytidine(1402)-2'-O)-methyltransferase, whose amino-acid sequence MHADATGRLFVVATPLGDVADLSPRAARVLAEADVVLAEDTRRTGLLFKRLGLAAKGFSSLHDHNEQARLDQVLGLLAQGLTLALVSDAGTPLLSDPGYRLVRACREAGHAVSPVPGPSAVTAALSAAGLPPYPFTFLGFLPRKTSDIRRLFEKHAQTGATLVFFERKTRLGKTLAAAFSALGERECVVAREMTKTFEEFLPGRLSDLAAAPPEVLGELTVVVGPAMDDGQPTPADEVRRVAAEVAREGLRPKETARRVAARVRGWSAAQVYDLLLVSK is encoded by the coding sequence GTGCACGCGGACGCGACAGGACGACTTTTTGTGGTGGCCACGCCCCTTGGCGACGTGGCCGACCTTTCCCCCCGGGCCGCCCGGGTGCTGGCCGAGGCGGATGTGGTGCTGGCCGAGGACACCCGGCGCACGGGGCTTCTCTTCAAGCGTCTGGGGCTCGCCGCCAAGGGCTTTTCGAGCCTGCACGACCACAACGAACAGGCCCGCCTGGACCAGGTGCTGGGGCTCTTGGCCCAGGGGCTGACCCTGGCCCTGGTGTCCGACGCCGGGACGCCGCTCCTGTCCGACCCGGGCTACCGCCTGGTGCGGGCCTGCCGCGAGGCGGGGCATGCCGTGTCCCCGGTTCCCGGTCCCTCGGCCGTGACCGCAGCCCTGAGCGCCGCCGGACTGCCGCCCTATCCTTTCACCTTCCTTGGGTTTTTGCCCCGCAAGACCTCCGACATCCGCCGTCTTTTCGAAAAGCACGCCCAGACCGGGGCCACATTGGTCTTTTTCGAGCGCAAAACCCGTCTGGGCAAGACCCTGGCGGCGGCCTTCTCCGCCCTGGGCGAGCGGGAATGCGTGGTGGCCCGGGAGATGACCAAGACCTTCGAGGAGTTTTTGCCCGGGCGGCTGTCGGATCTGGCGGCGGCCCCGCCGGAGGTCTTGGGGGAACTCACGGTCGTGGTGGGACCGGCCATGGACGACGGCCAGCCCACGCCCGCAGACGAGGTGCGCCGCGTGGCGGCCGAGGTGGCCCGGGAGGGACTGCGGCCGAAGGAGACGGCCCGGCGCGTGGCGGCCCGGGTGCGCGGCTGGAGCGCCGCCCAGGTTTACGATCTGCTGCTTGTTTCTAAGTGA
- a CDS encoding CoB--CoM heterodisulfide reductase iron-sulfur subunit B family protein: MEKYGLYLGCNIPFKAPDIEQSFRKVFPALGIEVTDLPGAGCCPAWGTAPSFDLTTWCTVSGRNITIAEDLGVPIMTGCNSCFGVLSEAKHFIEADASRKKIVNEKLGAINREFRGTSDIYHISHVLHDTVGVEKIKESLKYSLDGMTIAVQPGCHILWPSDVYHVKEKNSFFPTQLKELVEALGASAPHYSRLEACCGMGGMRSTDVEKSLELFKTKILSIKEELDPDCIATTCSSCFLQFDMSQKTLKERGEIDFEIPVFYYTQLLALAMGFDPANVAAISVTPRDAVIAEIQSETRKVKEEEHS, translated from the coding sequence ATGGAAAAATACGGACTCTATCTGGGATGCAACATCCCGTTCAAAGCGCCGGACATCGAACAGTCCTTCCGCAAGGTCTTTCCGGCGCTGGGCATCGAGGTCACGGACCTCCCCGGCGCGGGCTGCTGTCCGGCCTGGGGCACGGCCCCGTCCTTCGACCTGACCACCTGGTGCACGGTCTCCGGCCGCAACATCACCATCGCCGAGGATCTCGGCGTGCCGATCATGACCGGCTGCAACAGTTGCTTCGGCGTCCTCAGCGAGGCCAAGCACTTCATCGAGGCCGACGCCTCCCGCAAAAAGATCGTCAACGAAAAGCTTGGGGCCATCAATCGCGAGTTTAGGGGCACAAGCGACATCTACCACATCTCCCATGTCCTGCATGACACGGTGGGAGTGGAGAAAATCAAGGAAAGCCTGAAGTACAGCCTGGACGGCATGACGATTGCGGTGCAGCCCGGCTGCCACATCCTGTGGCCGTCGGACGTCTACCATGTGAAGGAAAAAAACTCGTTTTTCCCCACCCAGCTTAAAGAGTTGGTCGAGGCGCTGGGTGCCTCCGCGCCGCACTATTCGCGCCTGGAGGCCTGCTGCGGCATGGGCGGCATGCGCTCCACGGACGTTGAAAAATCCCTGGAACTGTTCAAGACCAAGATTTTGTCCATCAAGGAAGAGCTCGATCCAGACTGCATCGCCACCACCTGCTCCTCCTGCTTTCTGCAGTTCGACATGTCGCAGAAGACCCTCAAGGAGCGCGGCGAAATCGATTTTGAAATACCGGTCTTCTACTACACCCAGCTGCTGGCCCTGGCCATGGGATTCGACCCGGCCAACGTCGCGGCCATAAGCGTCACCCCCCGCGACGCCGTCATCGCCGAGATCCAGAGCGAAACCCGCAAGGTCAAGGAGGAGGAACACTCATGA